Proteins from a genomic interval of Orbaceae bacterium lpD02:
- the rpsB gene encoding 30S ribosomal protein S2: MTTVSMRDMLQAGVHFGHQTRYWNPKMKPFIFGARNKVHIINLEKTVPMFNEALDMLNKVAARRGKILFVGTKRAASEAVKQAAESCGQFYVNHRWLGGMLTNWKTVRQSIKRLKDLETQSQDGTFDKLTKKEALMRAREMAKLENSLGGIKNMGGLPDAIFVIGADHEHIAIKEANNLGIPVVAIVDTNSNPDGIDYVVPGNDDAIRAIQLYANAVASTVSAGREQNQAPVVEAAFIEEPATAE; encoded by the coding sequence ATGACTACAGTATCTATGCGCGATATGCTGCAAGCTGGTGTACACTTCGGACACCAAACCCGCTACTGGAACCCAAAAATGAAACCATTTATTTTTGGTGCTCGTAATAAAGTTCATATTATCAATCTTGAAAAAACAGTTCCTATGTTCAACGAAGCATTAGATATGCTAAATAAAGTGGCCGCTCGTCGTGGTAAAATTTTATTTGTTGGTACAAAACGTGCTGCAAGCGAAGCGGTTAAGCAAGCGGCTGAAAGCTGTGGACAATTTTATGTCAATCACCGTTGGTTAGGTGGTATGTTGACTAACTGGAAAACAGTTCGTCAATCAATTAAACGTTTAAAAGATTTAGAAACGCAATCACAAGACGGAACTTTTGATAAATTGACCAAAAAAGAAGCGTTAATGCGTGCTCGAGAAATGGCTAAATTAGAAAATAGCCTTGGTGGTATTAAAAATATGGGTGGCTTACCAGATGCGATTTTTGTTATCGGGGCAGACCATGAACATATTGCAATAAAAGAAGCTAACAACTTAGGGATTCCTGTTGTTGCTATCGTTGATACCAACTCAAATCCAGATGGCATTGACTATGTTGTTCCTGGCAATGATGATGCAATTCGTGCTATTCAACTATATGCAAATGCAGTAGCAAGTACGGTAAGTGCTGGGCGCGAACAAAATCAAGCTCCTGTTGTAGAAGCAGCATTTATTGAAGAGCCAGCAACAGCAGAATAA